A part of Ictalurus furcatus strain D&B chromosome 8, Billie_1.0, whole genome shotgun sequence genomic DNA contains:
- the LOC128611271 gene encoding elongation factor Tu-A-like, whose product MSGYVEKNREHWSKKPRQHVGSPSYFSGAGLGAVSWWWTSEHLLLARQISVQHVVVYANKADTVDDSELLQLVELEIRELLSKFGYDGDNTPVICGSALCALEPELGAQSWRWWMSTSLYPGEIWIDPSCCPLRESTPYQAGVHW is encoded by the exons ATGTCTGGGTATGttgaaaaaaacagggagcactggagtaaaaaacctcGGCAGCATGTTGGATCTCCGTCAtacttctccggcgctggaCTGGGAG CTGTATCCTGGTGGTGGACGAGTGAGCACCTGCTGCTGGCTCGGCAGATCAGTGTGCAGCATGTGGTGGTGTACGCGAACAAAGCAGACACCGTGGACGACTCCGAACTCCTGCAGCTGGTCGAGCTTGAGATCCGAGAGCTGCTCAGCAAGTTCGGCTACGACGGAGACAACACACCCGTTATCTGTGGCTCCGCCCTCTGCGCCCTGGAG CCTGAGCTGGGAGCTCAGTCTTGGAGGTGGTGGATGAGTACATCCCTCTACCCAGGAGAGATCTGGATCGACCCTTCCTGCTGCCCATTGAGGGAGTCTACTCCATAccag gCTGGGGTACATTGGTGA